Proteins from one Chanodichthys erythropterus isolate Z2021 chromosome 15, ASM2448905v1, whole genome shotgun sequence genomic window:
- the sgce gene encoding epsilon-sarcoglycan isoform X4, with amino-acid sequence MASIGIFVGFVVVVTILSKSHADRNVYPSAGVLFVHVLEREYFKGEFPPYPKAGDSSNDPITFNTNLKGYPDRPGWLRYIQRTPHSDGVLYGSPTAEHVGKPTIIEITAYNKRTFETARHNLVINIMSTEEFPLPYQAEFFIKNMNVEEMLASEVLGDFLGAVKNVWQPERLNAINITSALDRGGRVPLPINDLKEGVYVMVGADVQFSSCLREVETPQNQLRCSQEMEPVISCDKKFRAQFHIDWCKISLVDITKVVPVRSNRPDPGIGVLPDIGEYNPPSESLKSRDYFADFLITLAVPSAVALVLFIILAYSMCCRREGVQKRNMQTPDIQLVHHSSIQKSTKELRSMSKNREISWPLSTLPVFHPVSGEVVPPIHPDNYETTSMPLMQTQTNLQNQIQIPQQQISGKCRIQY; translated from the exons ATGGCCTCGATTGGCATTTTCGTGGGGTTCGTAGTGG TGGTCACCATCCTCTCTAAGTCGCACGCGGACCGCAACGTTTATCCTTCTGCCGGAGTGCTTTTCGTTCATGTGCTAGAGAGAGAATACTTTAAAGGGGAGTTCCCACCATATCCAAAAGCAG gTGATTCGAGTAACGACCCCATCACATTTAACACTAATCTTAAAGGCTATCCAGACAGGCCTGGATGGTTGCGGTACATTCAAAGAACCCCTCATAGTGATGGAGTCCTCTATGGATCACCGACCGCTGAGCATGTGGGCAAGCCGACCATCATCGAA ATTACCGCGTATAATAAACGCACTTTTGAAACTGCCAGGCACAACTTGGTCATAAACATCATGTCTACAGAAG AATTTCCCTTGCCCTATCAGGCTGAGTTCTTCATCAAGAACATGAACGTTGAGGAGATGTTGGCCAGTGAGGTGCTGGGAGATTTTCTCGGTGCCGTCAAGAACGTGTGGCAGCCGGAGAGACTCAACGCCATCAACATCACTTCAGCGTTGGACCGGGGCGGACGAGTGCCTTTACCCATCAATGACCTGAAAGAAGG AGTGTATGTGATGGTGGGAGCAGACGTGCAGTTTTCGTCGTGCCTTCGAGAGGTGGAGACCCCACAGAACCAGCTGCGCTGCAGTCAGGAAATGGAGCCCGTCATCAGCTGCGATAAGAAGTTCAGAGCTCAGTTCCACATCGACTGGTGCAAGATCTCTCTG GTGGACATCACTAAGGTTGTTCCAGTGCGCAGTAACCGTCCAGACCCGGGCATAGGTGTGCTGCCAGACATCGGCGAGTACAACCCTCCTTCTGAGTCACTGAAAAGTAGAGACTATTTTGCTGACTTCCTGATCACCCTGGCGGTGCCCTCAGCTGTCGCCCTGGTCCTCTTCATCATCCTCGCCTACTCCATGTGCTGCCGACGGGAAGGGGT GCAAAAAAGAAACATGCAAACACCAGA TATTCAGCTGGTTCACCACAGCTCCATTCAGAAGTCTACTAAGGAGCTTCGCAGCATGTCTAAGAACCGGGAGATATCATGGCCTCTCTCGACACTGCCGGTCTTCCACCCTGTGAGCGGAGAGGTGGTGCCACCCATCCACCCCGACAACTACGAGACCACCAGCATGCCGCTCATGCAGACGCAGAC AAATCTTCAAAATCAGATCCAAATACCACAGCAGCAGATCTCTGGTAAGTGCAGAATCCAATACTGA
- the sgce gene encoding epsilon-sarcoglycan isoform X1, with product MASIGIFVGFVVATIVRSVSGIDGQTLALISSKQRSVIQTGVVTILSKSHADRNVYPSAGVLFVHVLEREYFKGEFPPYPKAGDSSNDPITFNTNLKGYPDRPGWLRYIQRTPHSDGVLYGSPTAEHVGKPTIIEITAYNKRTFETARHNLVINIMSTEEFPLPYQAEFFIKNMNVEEMLASEVLGDFLGAVKNVWQPERLNAINITSALDRGGRVPLPINDLKEGVYVMVGADVQFSSCLREVETPQNQLRCSQEMEPVISCDKKFRAQFHIDWCKISLVDITKVVPVRSNRPDPGIGVLPDIGEYNPPSESLKSRDYFADFLITLAVPSAVALVLFIILAYSMCCRREGVQKRNMQTPDIQLVHHSSIQKSTKELRSMSKNREISWPLSTLPVFHPVSGEVVPPIHPDNYETTSMPLMQTQTNLQNQIQIPQQQISGKCRIQY from the exons ATGGCCTCGATTGGCATTTTCGTGGGGTTCGTAGTGG CCACAATTGTTCGTTCTGTCAGTGGCATAGACGGCCAAACCCTGGCTTTAATCTCCTCCAAACAGAGATCTGTGATTCAGACTGGCG TGGTCACCATCCTCTCTAAGTCGCACGCGGACCGCAACGTTTATCCTTCTGCCGGAGTGCTTTTCGTTCATGTGCTAGAGAGAGAATACTTTAAAGGGGAGTTCCCACCATATCCAAAAGCAG gTGATTCGAGTAACGACCCCATCACATTTAACACTAATCTTAAAGGCTATCCAGACAGGCCTGGATGGTTGCGGTACATTCAAAGAACCCCTCATAGTGATGGAGTCCTCTATGGATCACCGACCGCTGAGCATGTGGGCAAGCCGACCATCATCGAA ATTACCGCGTATAATAAACGCACTTTTGAAACTGCCAGGCACAACTTGGTCATAAACATCATGTCTACAGAAG AATTTCCCTTGCCCTATCAGGCTGAGTTCTTCATCAAGAACATGAACGTTGAGGAGATGTTGGCCAGTGAGGTGCTGGGAGATTTTCTCGGTGCCGTCAAGAACGTGTGGCAGCCGGAGAGACTCAACGCCATCAACATCACTTCAGCGTTGGACCGGGGCGGACGAGTGCCTTTACCCATCAATGACCTGAAAGAAGG AGTGTATGTGATGGTGGGAGCAGACGTGCAGTTTTCGTCGTGCCTTCGAGAGGTGGAGACCCCACAGAACCAGCTGCGCTGCAGTCAGGAAATGGAGCCCGTCATCAGCTGCGATAAGAAGTTCAGAGCTCAGTTCCACATCGACTGGTGCAAGATCTCTCTG GTGGACATCACTAAGGTTGTTCCAGTGCGCAGTAACCGTCCAGACCCGGGCATAGGTGTGCTGCCAGACATCGGCGAGTACAACCCTCCTTCTGAGTCACTGAAAAGTAGAGACTATTTTGCTGACTTCCTGATCACCCTGGCGGTGCCCTCAGCTGTCGCCCTGGTCCTCTTCATCATCCTCGCCTACTCCATGTGCTGCCGACGGGAAGGGGT GCAAAAAAGAAACATGCAAACACCAGA TATTCAGCTGGTTCACCACAGCTCCATTCAGAAGTCTACTAAGGAGCTTCGCAGCATGTCTAAGAACCGGGAGATATCATGGCCTCTCTCGACACTGCCGGTCTTCCACCCTGTGAGCGGAGAGGTGGTGCCACCCATCCACCCCGACAACTACGAGACCACCAGCATGCCGCTCATGCAGACGCAGAC AAATCTTCAAAATCAGATCCAAATACCACAGCAGCAGATCTCTGGTAAGTGCAGAATCCAATACTGA
- the sgce gene encoding epsilon-sarcoglycan isoform X2, whose product MASIGIFVGFVVATIVRSVSGIDGQTLALISSKQRSVIQTGVVTILSKSHADRNVYPSAGVLFVHVLEREYFKGEFPPYPKAGDSSNDPITFNTNLKGYPDRPGWLRYIQRTPHSDGVLYGSPTAEHVGKPTIIEITAYNKRTFETARHNLVINIMSTEEFPLPYQAEFFIKNMNVEEMLASEVLGDFLGAVKNVWQPERLNAINITSALDRGGRVPLPINDLKEGVYVMVGADVQFSSCLREVETPQNQLRCSQEMEPVISCDKKFRAQFHIDWCKISLVDITKVVPVRSNRPDPGIGVLPDIGEYNPPSESLKSRDYFADFLITLAVPSAVALVLFIILAYSMCCRREGVQKRNMQTPDIQLVHHSSIQKSTKELRSMSKNREISWPLSTLPVFHPVSGEVVPPIHPDNYETTSMPLMQTQTNLQNQIQIPQQQISGKWYS is encoded by the exons ATGGCCTCGATTGGCATTTTCGTGGGGTTCGTAGTGG CCACAATTGTTCGTTCTGTCAGTGGCATAGACGGCCAAACCCTGGCTTTAATCTCCTCCAAACAGAGATCTGTGATTCAGACTGGCG TGGTCACCATCCTCTCTAAGTCGCACGCGGACCGCAACGTTTATCCTTCTGCCGGAGTGCTTTTCGTTCATGTGCTAGAGAGAGAATACTTTAAAGGGGAGTTCCCACCATATCCAAAAGCAG gTGATTCGAGTAACGACCCCATCACATTTAACACTAATCTTAAAGGCTATCCAGACAGGCCTGGATGGTTGCGGTACATTCAAAGAACCCCTCATAGTGATGGAGTCCTCTATGGATCACCGACCGCTGAGCATGTGGGCAAGCCGACCATCATCGAA ATTACCGCGTATAATAAACGCACTTTTGAAACTGCCAGGCACAACTTGGTCATAAACATCATGTCTACAGAAG AATTTCCCTTGCCCTATCAGGCTGAGTTCTTCATCAAGAACATGAACGTTGAGGAGATGTTGGCCAGTGAGGTGCTGGGAGATTTTCTCGGTGCCGTCAAGAACGTGTGGCAGCCGGAGAGACTCAACGCCATCAACATCACTTCAGCGTTGGACCGGGGCGGACGAGTGCCTTTACCCATCAATGACCTGAAAGAAGG AGTGTATGTGATGGTGGGAGCAGACGTGCAGTTTTCGTCGTGCCTTCGAGAGGTGGAGACCCCACAGAACCAGCTGCGCTGCAGTCAGGAAATGGAGCCCGTCATCAGCTGCGATAAGAAGTTCAGAGCTCAGTTCCACATCGACTGGTGCAAGATCTCTCTG GTGGACATCACTAAGGTTGTTCCAGTGCGCAGTAACCGTCCAGACCCGGGCATAGGTGTGCTGCCAGACATCGGCGAGTACAACCCTCCTTCTGAGTCACTGAAAAGTAGAGACTATTTTGCTGACTTCCTGATCACCCTGGCGGTGCCCTCAGCTGTCGCCCTGGTCCTCTTCATCATCCTCGCCTACTCCATGTGCTGCCGACGGGAAGGGGT GCAAAAAAGAAACATGCAAACACCAGA TATTCAGCTGGTTCACCACAGCTCCATTCAGAAGTCTACTAAGGAGCTTCGCAGCATGTCTAAGAACCGGGAGATATCATGGCCTCTCTCGACACTGCCGGTCTTCCACCCTGTGAGCGGAGAGGTGGTGCCACCCATCCACCCCGACAACTACGAGACCACCAGCATGCCGCTCATGCAGACGCAGAC AAATCTTCAAAATCAGATCCAAATACCACAGCAGCAGATCTCTG GTAAATGGTATTCCTGA
- the sgce gene encoding epsilon-sarcoglycan isoform X3 — MASIGIFVGFVVATIVRSVSGIDGQTLALISSKQRSVIQTGVVTILSKSHADRNVYPSAGVLFVHVLEREYFKGEFPPYPKAGDSSNDPITFNTNLKGYPDRPGWLRYIQRTPHSDGVLYGSPTAEHITAYNKRTFETARHNLVINIMSTEEFPLPYQAEFFIKNMNVEEMLASEVLGDFLGAVKNVWQPERLNAINITSALDRGGRVPLPINDLKEGVYVMVGADVQFSSCLREVETPQNQLRCSQEMEPVISCDKKFRAQFHIDWCKISLVDITKVVPVRSNRPDPGIGVLPDIGEYNPPSESLKSRDYFADFLITLAVPSAVALVLFIILAYSMCCRREGVQKRNMQTPDIQLVHHSSIQKSTKELRSMSKNREISWPLSTLPVFHPVSGEVVPPIHPDNYETTSMPLMQTQTNLQNQIQIPQQQISGKCRIQY, encoded by the exons ATGGCCTCGATTGGCATTTTCGTGGGGTTCGTAGTGG CCACAATTGTTCGTTCTGTCAGTGGCATAGACGGCCAAACCCTGGCTTTAATCTCCTCCAAACAGAGATCTGTGATTCAGACTGGCG TGGTCACCATCCTCTCTAAGTCGCACGCGGACCGCAACGTTTATCCTTCTGCCGGAGTGCTTTTCGTTCATGTGCTAGAGAGAGAATACTTTAAAGGGGAGTTCCCACCATATCCAAAAGCAG gTGATTCGAGTAACGACCCCATCACATTTAACACTAATCTTAAAGGCTATCCAGACAGGCCTGGATGGTTGCGGTACATTCAAAGAACCCCTCATAGTGATGGAGTCCTCTATGGATCACCGACCGCTGAGCAT ATTACCGCGTATAATAAACGCACTTTTGAAACTGCCAGGCACAACTTGGTCATAAACATCATGTCTACAGAAG AATTTCCCTTGCCCTATCAGGCTGAGTTCTTCATCAAGAACATGAACGTTGAGGAGATGTTGGCCAGTGAGGTGCTGGGAGATTTTCTCGGTGCCGTCAAGAACGTGTGGCAGCCGGAGAGACTCAACGCCATCAACATCACTTCAGCGTTGGACCGGGGCGGACGAGTGCCTTTACCCATCAATGACCTGAAAGAAGG AGTGTATGTGATGGTGGGAGCAGACGTGCAGTTTTCGTCGTGCCTTCGAGAGGTGGAGACCCCACAGAACCAGCTGCGCTGCAGTCAGGAAATGGAGCCCGTCATCAGCTGCGATAAGAAGTTCAGAGCTCAGTTCCACATCGACTGGTGCAAGATCTCTCTG GTGGACATCACTAAGGTTGTTCCAGTGCGCAGTAACCGTCCAGACCCGGGCATAGGTGTGCTGCCAGACATCGGCGAGTACAACCCTCCTTCTGAGTCACTGAAAAGTAGAGACTATTTTGCTGACTTCCTGATCACCCTGGCGGTGCCCTCAGCTGTCGCCCTGGTCCTCTTCATCATCCTCGCCTACTCCATGTGCTGCCGACGGGAAGGGGT GCAAAAAAGAAACATGCAAACACCAGA TATTCAGCTGGTTCACCACAGCTCCATTCAGAAGTCTACTAAGGAGCTTCGCAGCATGTCTAAGAACCGGGAGATATCATGGCCTCTCTCGACACTGCCGGTCTTCCACCCTGTGAGCGGAGAGGTGGTGCCACCCATCCACCCCGACAACTACGAGACCACCAGCATGCCGCTCATGCAGACGCAGAC AAATCTTCAAAATCAGATCCAAATACCACAGCAGCAGATCTCTGGTAAGTGCAGAATCCAATACTGA